The following are from one region of the Georgenia sp. M64 genome:
- the tuf gene encoding elongation factor Tu: MAKAKFERTKPHVNIGTIGHVDHGKTTLTAAITKVLADKYPDLNKFTPFDQVDNAPEERQRGITINVSHVEYQTEKRHYAHVDAPGHADYIKNMITGAAQMDGAILVVAATDGPMAQTREHVLLARQVGVPYLLVALNKSDMVEDEEILELVEMEVRELLTAQGFPGDDVPVVRVSALKALEGDPEWVKSVEELMEAVDENVPDPVRDIDKPFLMPIEDVFTITGRGTVVTGRVERGQLKVNEEVEIVGIHPEKMKTIVTGIEMFRKLLDTADAGENVGLLLRGTKREEVERGQVVCKPGSITPHTNFEGQVYILAKDEGGRHNPFYSNYRPQFYFRTTDVTGVITLPEGTEMVMPGDNTDMTVELIQPIAMEEGLGFAIREGGRTVGSGRVTKILK, encoded by the coding sequence GTGGCGAAGGCCAAGTTCGAGCGGACCAAGCCGCACGTCAACATCGGCACGATCGGTCACGTCGACCACGGCAAGACGACGCTGACCGCGGCCATCACGAAGGTGCTGGCCGACAAGTACCCGGACCTGAACAAGTTCACCCCGTTCGACCAGGTCGACAACGCTCCTGAGGAGCGTCAGCGCGGCATCACGATCAACGTCTCCCACGTGGAGTACCAGACCGAGAAGCGCCACTACGCGCACGTCGACGCCCCGGGTCACGCCGACTACATCAAGAACATGATCACCGGTGCGGCGCAGATGGACGGCGCCATCCTCGTGGTCGCCGCCACCGACGGCCCCATGGCCCAGACCCGCGAGCACGTCCTGCTCGCCCGTCAGGTCGGCGTGCCCTACCTGCTCGTCGCGCTCAACAAGTCCGACATGGTCGAGGACGAGGAGATCCTCGAGCTCGTCGAGATGGAGGTCCGCGAGCTGCTGACCGCCCAGGGCTTCCCCGGCGACGACGTCCCGGTCGTGCGCGTCTCCGCGCTCAAGGCGCTCGAGGGCGACCCGGAGTGGGTCAAGTCCGTCGAGGAGCTCATGGAGGCTGTCGACGAGAACGTGCCGGACCCGGTGCGCGACATCGACAAGCCGTTCCTCATGCCGATCGAGGACGTCTTCACCATCACCGGTCGCGGCACCGTCGTCACCGGTCGTGTCGAGCGCGGCCAGCTCAAGGTGAACGAGGAGGTCGAGATCGTCGGGATCCACCCCGAGAAGATGAAGACCATCGTCACCGGCATCGAGATGTTCCGGAAGCTCCTCGACACCGCCGACGCGGGCGAGAACGTGGGCCTGCTGCTGCGTGGCACCAAGCGCGAGGAGGTCGAGCGCGGGCAGGTCGTCTGCAAGCCGGGCTCGATCACCCCGCACACCAACTTCGAGGGCCAGGTCTACATCCTGGCCAAGGACGAGGGCGGGCGTCACAACCCGTTCTACTCGAACTACCGCCCGCAGTTCTACTTCCGTACCACCGACGTCACCGGCGTCATCACGCTGCCCGAGGGCACCGAGATGGTCATGCCCGGCGACAACACCGACATGACGGTGGAGCTCATCCAGCCCATCGCCATGGAGGAGGGCCTCGGCTTCGCCATCCGTGAGGGTGGCCGGACCGTCGGCTCGGGCCGCGTCACCAAGATCCTCAAGTGA
- the rpsJ gene encoding 30S ribosomal protein S10 → MAGQKIRIRLKSYDHEVIDSSARKIVDTVTRAGATVVGPVPLPTEKNVFVVIRSPHKYKDSREHFEMRTHKRLIDIVDPTPKAVDSLMRLDLPADVNIEIKL, encoded by the coding sequence ATGGCGGGACAGAAGATCCGCATCCGGCTCAAGTCCTACGACCACGAGGTCATCGACAGCTCGGCGCGCAAGATCGTCGACACGGTGACTCGCGCTGGTGCGACGGTCGTGGGCCCGGTGCCGCTGCCGACGGAGAAGAACGTCTTCGTCGTCATCCGTTCGCCCCACAAGTACAAGGACAGCCGCGAGCACTTCGAGATGCGCACGCACAAGCGGCTCATCGACATCGTCGACCCGACGCCGAAGGCCGTCGACTCGCTCATGCGTCTCGACCTGCCCGCGGACGTCAACATCGAGATCAAGCTCTGA
- the rplC gene encoding 50S ribosomal protein L3 produces the protein MTTLSQQAAGRAVTALLGTKLGMTQVWDEAGRLVPVTVVQVGTNVVTQVRTPETDGYSAVQLAFGQIDPRKVTQPLKGHFGKAGVTPRRHVAEIRTTDAAEYSLGQEITAEAFEAGAKVDVVGTTKGKGTAGVMKRHGFHGVGASHGAHRNHRKPGSIGGASTPSRVFKGLKMAGRMGHDRHTTQNLTIHAVVAEKGLLLVAGAVPGPKGGVVVIRTAAKGA, from the coding sequence ATGACTACCCTTTCCCAGCAGGCTGCCGGCCGCGCCGTCACGGCGCTGCTCGGCACGAAGCTCGGCATGACCCAGGTCTGGGACGAGGCCGGCCGCCTCGTGCCGGTCACGGTCGTCCAGGTGGGCACCAACGTCGTGACGCAGGTGCGCACCCCCGAGACCGACGGCTACAGCGCCGTCCAGCTCGCCTTCGGCCAGATCGACCCCCGCAAGGTCACCCAGCCCCTCAAGGGCCACTTCGGCAAGGCCGGGGTCACCCCCCGCCGCCATGTGGCCGAGATCCGCACCACCGACGCCGCCGAGTACTCGCTCGGGCAGGAGATCACCGCCGAGGCCTTCGAGGCCGGCGCGAAGGTCGACGTCGTGGGCACCACCAAGGGCAAGGGCACCGCGGGTGTCATGAAGCGGCACGGGTTCCACGGTGTCGGCGCCTCCCACGGTGCGCACCGCAACCACCGCAAGCCCGGCTCTATCGGTGGCGCCTCGACGCCCTCGCGCGTGTTCAAGGGCCTGAAGATGGCCGGACGCATGGGCCACGACCGTCACACCACCCAGAACCTCACGATCCACGCCGTCGTCGCCGAGAAGGGTCTCCTGCTCGTCGCGGGCGCCGTTCCCGGCCCCAAGGGTGGCGTCGTCGTGATCCGTACCGCCGCGAAGGGGGCGTGA
- the rplD gene encoding 50S ribosomal protein L4, producing MATTQTVDMLDATGEKAGSAELPAEVFDVQTNVPLIHQVVVAQLAAARQGTHATKTRGEVRGGGRKPYKQKGTGRARQGSTRAPQFAGGGVVHGPQPRDYSQRTPKKMKAAALRGALSDRARAGRVHVVSGLVDAGAERLTRTAVSALRTIVADRTALVVVERSDEHTVLALRNVPTVHLLWVDQLNTYDVLVNDDVVFTSGALETFLGGPKAEEETK from the coding sequence ATGGCTACCACCCAGACCGTCGACATGCTCGACGCCACGGGCGAGAAGGCCGGCTCGGCCGAGCTTCCCGCCGAGGTGTTCGACGTCCAGACGAACGTGCCGCTGATCCACCAGGTCGTCGTGGCGCAGCTCGCCGCCGCGCGTCAGGGCACGCACGCCACCAAGACCCGCGGCGAGGTCCGCGGCGGTGGCCGCAAGCCCTACAAGCAGAAGGGCACCGGCCGCGCCCGTCAGGGCTCGACCCGCGCCCCGCAGTTCGCCGGCGGTGGCGTCGTCCACGGCCCGCAGCCGCGCGACTACAGCCAGCGCACCCCCAAGAAGATGAAGGCCGCCGCCCTGCGCGGGGCCCTGTCGGACCGGGCCCGCGCCGGCCGCGTGCACGTCGTCTCCGGGCTCGTCGACGCCGGCGCCGAGCGCCTGACCCGCACCGCGGTCAGCGCCCTGCGCACGATCGTCGCCGACCGGACCGCCCTCGTGGTGGTCGAGCGCAGCGACGAGCACACCGTCCTCGCGCTGCGCAACGTGCCCACCGTGCACCTGCTGTGGGTCGACCAGCTCAACACCTACGACGTCCTGGTCAACGACGACGTCGTGTTCACCTCCGGTGCGCTCGAGACCTTCCTCGGCGGCCCGAAGGCCGAGGAGGAGACCAAGTGA
- the rplW gene encoding 50S ribosomal protein L23, whose translation MSLEASKNPRDIIVKPIVSEKSYNLIDEGKYTFEVDPRSNKTEIKNAVEKIFDVKVASVNTLNRPGKTRRTKFGLGKRKDTKRAIVTLREGTIDIFGEVAG comes from the coding sequence GTGAGCCTCGAGGCGAGCAAGAACCCCCGCGACATCATCGTCAAGCCGATCGTGTCGGAGAAGAGCTACAACCTGATCGACGAGGGCAAGTACACCTTCGAGGTGGACCCCCGCTCGAACAAGACCGAGATCAAGAACGCCGTGGAGAAGATCTTCGACGTCAAGGTCGCCTCGGTGAACACCCTGAACCGTCCCGGCAAGACCCGCCGGACGAAGTTCGGCCTCGGCAAGCGCAAGGACACCAAGCGCGCGATCGTCACGCTGCGCGAGGGAACCATCGACATCTTTGGCGAGGTGGCCGGCTGA
- the rplB gene encoding 50S ribosomal protein L2, which produces MGIRKYKPTTPGRRGSSVADFVEITRSEPEKSLVRPLTKTGGRNSTGRITTRHKGGGHKRAYRVIDFRRHDKDGVPAKVAHIEYDPNRTARIALLHYADGEKRYILAPNKLQQGDRIENGAGADIKPGNNLPLRNIPVGTVIHAIELKPGGGAKIARSAGASVQLVAKEGRFAQLRMPSGEIRNVDVRCRASVGEVGNAEQSNINWGKAGRMRWKGKRPTVRGVVMNPVDHPHGGGEGKTSGGRHPVSPWGQPEGRTRRPNKPSDKLIVRRRRTGKKR; this is translated from the coding sequence ATGGGAATCCGTAAGTACAAGCCGACGACGCCGGGCCGCCGCGGTTCGAGCGTGGCCGACTTCGTCGAGATCACCCGGTCCGAGCCGGAGAAGTCGCTGGTCCGTCCGCTGACCAAGACCGGTGGCCGCAACTCCACCGGCCGGATCACCACCCGGCACAAGGGTGGCGGCCACAAGCGTGCGTACCGCGTCATCGACTTCCGTCGTCACGACAAGGACGGCGTGCCGGCGAAGGTCGCCCACATCGAGTACGACCCCAACCGCACCGCGCGCATCGCGCTGCTGCACTACGCCGACGGCGAGAAGCGCTACATCCTCGCCCCGAACAAGCTGCAGCAGGGCGACCGCATCGAGAACGGCGCGGGCGCGGACATCAAGCCCGGCAACAACCTGCCGCTGCGCAACATCCCGGTCGGTACGGTCATCCACGCCATCGAGCTCAAGCCCGGTGGCGGCGCGAAGATCGCCCGCTCGGCCGGTGCGTCGGTCCAGCTCGTCGCCAAGGAGGGCCGCTTCGCCCAGCTGCGCATGCCCTCCGGCGAGATCCGCAACGTCGACGTGCGCTGCCGCGCCTCCGTCGGCGAGGTGGGCAACGCCGAGCAGTCGAACATCAACTGGGGCAAGGCCGGCCGCATGCGGTGGAAGGGCAAGCGCCCCACCGTCCGCGGTGTCGTCATGAACCCGGTGGACCACCCGCACGGTGGTGGCGAGGGCAAGACCTCCGGTGGCCGTCACCCGGTCAGCCCGTGGGGCCAGCCCGAGGGCCGCACCCGCCGTCCGAACAAGCCGAGCGACAAGCTCATCGTGCGCCGTCGCCGTACCGGCAAGAAGCGCTGA
- the rpsS gene encoding 30S ribosomal protein S19 has translation MPRSLKKGPFVDDHLQKKVDVQNEKGTKNVIKTWSRRSVITPDFLGHTFAVHDGRKHVPVFVTESMVGHKLGEFAPTRTFRGHEKDDRKARRR, from the coding sequence ATGCCGCGCAGTCTGAAGAAGGGTCCCTTCGTCGACGACCACCTCCAGAAGAAGGTGGACGTCCAGAACGAGAAGGGCACCAAGAACGTCATCAAGACCTGGTCCCGCCGGTCGGTCATCACGCCCGACTTCCTGGGTCACACCTTTGCGGTGCACGACGGCCGCAAGCACGTCCCGGTCTTCGTCACCGAGTCGATGGTCGGCCACAAGCTCGGGGAGTTCGCCCCGACCCGCACCTTCCGCGGGCACGAGAAGGACGACCGCAAGGCCCGCCGCCGCTGA
- the rplV gene encoding 50S ribosomal protein L22, with protein MEAKAQARFVRVTPQKARRVVDVVRGKRAEEAVSVLRFAPQAAAETVRKVVESAIANARVKADQAGEAFDESRLVVVEAYVDEGPTLKRFRPRAQGRASRILKRTSHITVIVGEAETTGAAKKAAGTKGRTR; from the coding sequence ATGGAAGCCAAGGCGCAGGCGCGATTCGTCCGCGTCACGCCTCAGAAGGCGCGCAGGGTCGTGGACGTCGTCCGCGGCAAGCGCGCCGAGGAGGCCGTGAGCGTTCTGCGGTTCGCCCCGCAGGCGGCGGCGGAGACCGTGCGCAAGGTCGTCGAGAGTGCGATCGCCAACGCCCGAGTGAAGGCCGACCAGGCCGGCGAGGCGTTCGACGAGTCCAGGCTCGTCGTCGTCGAGGCCTACGTGGACGAGGGTCCGACCCTCAAGCGGTTCCGTCCGCGGGCCCAGGGCCGGGCCAGCCGCATCCTCAAGCGCACCAGCCACATCACCGTCATCGTCGGCGAGGCTGAGACCACCGGCGCGGCCAAGAAGGCCGCTGGCACGAAGGGGAGGACCCGATAG
- the rpsC gene encoding 30S ribosomal protein S3, with translation MGQKVNPTGFRLGITTDHRSRWFADSTKVGQRYRDYVREDVAIRRLMSAGMERAGIAKVDIERTRDRVRVDLHTARPGIVIGRRGAEADRLRGELEKLTGKQVQLNILEVKNPEMDAQLVAQGIAEQLASRVSFRRAMRKGMQSAQRAGAKGIRVQCAGRLGGAEMSRSEFYREGRVPLHTLRANIDYGFFEARTTFGRIGVKVWIYKGDMTEKDYAREQAEGGSRGAPRGRGGERRGAPRRDGAPRDGAPRDARTQAAPAQEAPASEPGAASTGTEA, from the coding sequence GTGGGTCAGAAGGTCAACCCGACCGGGTTCCGACTCGGCATCACCACAGACCACCGTTCGCGCTGGTTCGCGGACTCGACCAAGGTCGGCCAGCGCTACCGCGACTACGTGCGCGAGGACGTGGCGATCCGTCGCCTCATGTCCGCGGGCATGGAGCGCGCCGGCATCGCCAAGGTCGACATCGAGCGCACCCGCGACCGGGTCCGCGTCGACCTGCACACCGCCCGCCCGGGCATCGTCATCGGGCGCCGCGGTGCGGAGGCCGACCGGCTGCGCGGCGAGCTCGAGAAGCTCACGGGCAAGCAGGTCCAGCTGAACATCCTCGAGGTCAAGAACCCCGAGATGGACGCCCAGCTGGTCGCCCAGGGCATCGCCGAGCAGCTCGCCTCGCGCGTGTCGTTCCGCCGCGCCATGCGCAAGGGCATGCAGTCCGCCCAGCGCGCCGGCGCCAAGGGCATCCGGGTGCAGTGCGCCGGCCGCCTCGGCGGCGCGGAGATGTCGCGCTCGGAGTTCTACCGCGAGGGGCGCGTGCCGCTGCACACCCTGCGCGCGAACATCGACTACGGCTTCTTCGAGGCCCGCACCACCTTCGGCCGCATCGGCGTGAAGGTGTGGATCTACAAGGGCGACATGACCGAGAAGGACTACGCCCGCGAGCAGGCGGAGGGCGGCTCCCGCGGCGCCCCCCGCGGCCGTGGTGGCGAGCGTCGTGGCGCCCCGCGCCGCGACGGCGCCCCTCGCGACGGCGCCCCCCGCGACGCCCGCACCCAGGCCGCCCCGGCCCAGGAGGCCCCGGCCTCCGAGCCCGGCGCGGCGTCGACCGGAACGGAGGCCTGA
- the rplP gene encoding 50S ribosomal protein L16, translated as MLIPRRTKHRKQHHPTRRGVAKGGTEISFGDFGIQALEPAYVTNRQIEAARIAMTRHIKRGGKVWINIFPDRPLTKKPAETRMGSGKGSPEWWIANVKPGRIMFELAGVDEELAREAMSRAQHKLPMKTRFVSREGGES; from the coding sequence GTGCTCATCCCCCGGCGGACCAAGCACCGCAAGCAGCACCACCCCACGCGTCGCGGCGTGGCCAAGGGTGGCACCGAGATCTCGTTCGGCGACTTCGGCATCCAGGCCCTCGAGCCCGCCTACGTCACCAACCGGCAGATCGAGGCCGCCCGTATCGCCATGACCCGTCACATCAAGCGTGGTGGAAAGGTGTGGATCAACATCTTCCCCGACCGCCCGCTGACGAAGAAGCCCGCCGAGACCCGCATGGGTTCCGGCAAGGGCTCCCCGGAGTGGTGGATCGCCAACGTCAAGCCCGGCCGCATCATGTTCGAACTGGCCGGCGTGGATGAGGAGCTCGCCCGCGAGGCCATGAGCCGCGCGCAGCACAAGCTCCCGATGAAGACTCGCTTCGTGAGTCGTGAGGGTGGTGAGAGCTGA
- the rpmC gene encoding 50S ribosomal protein L29: MAIGTKGMAPADLDQMDDEKLAQELEKAKAELFNLRFSAATGQLEDHGRLKAVRRDIARIYTIVRERELGIRTAPSTEK, translated from the coding sequence ATGGCCATCGGAACCAAGGGCATGGCCCCGGCCGACCTGGACCAGATGGACGACGAGAAGCTGGCCCAGGAGCTGGAGAAGGCCAAGGCCGAGCTGTTCAACCTGCGGTTCTCCGCCGCGACCGGGCAGCTCGAGGACCACGGCCGGCTCAAGGCCGTGCGCCGCGACATCGCCCGCATCTACACGATCGTGCGCGAGCGCGAGCTCGGCATCCGCACCGCGCCGAGCACCGAGAAGTGA
- the rpsQ gene encoding 30S ribosomal protein S17: MSENTTPAEGDTTRSTDRKTARGYVVSDKMDKTVVVEVEDRVKHALYGKVIRRTRRVKAHDENGEAHVGDLVRIMETRPLSATKRFRLVEILEKAK, from the coding sequence GTGAGCGAGAACACCACGCCCGCCGAGGGCGACACCACGCGCAGCACCGACCGCAAGACGGCCCGGGGCTACGTGGTCAGCGACAAGATGGACAAGACCGTGGTGGTCGAGGTCGAGGACCGCGTCAAGCACGCCCTCTACGGCAAGGTCATCCGCCGCACCCGTCGGGTCAAGGCCCACGACGAGAACGGCGAGGCCCACGTCGGCGACCTCGTCCGGATCATGGAGACCCGGCCGCTGTCCGCCACCAAGCGTTTCCGCCTCGTCGAGATCCTCGAGAAGGCCAAGTAA
- the rplN gene encoding 50S ribosomal protein L14: protein MIQQESRLKVADNTGAKEILCIRVLGGSGRRYAGIGDVIVATVKDAIPGGNVKKGDVVKAVVVRTTKERRRPDGSYIKFDENAAVILKNDGDPRGTRIFGPVGRELRDKKFMRIISLAPEVL, encoded by the coding sequence ATGATCCAGCAGGAGTCGCGGCTGAAGGTCGCCGACAACACCGGTGCGAAGGAGATCCTCTGCATCCGTGTGCTCGGCGGCTCCGGCCGGCGCTATGCCGGCATCGGCGACGTCATCGTCGCCACCGTCAAGGACGCCATCCCCGGCGGCAACGTCAAGAAGGGCGACGTCGTCAAGGCGGTCGTGGTCCGCACCACCAAGGAGCGCCGTCGTCCCGACGGCTCGTACATCAAGTTCGACGAGAACGCGGCCGTCATCCTCAAGAACGACGGCGACCCGCGCGGTACCCGCATCTTCGGGCCCGTGGGGCGCGAGCTGCGAGACAAGAAGTTCATGCGCATCATTTCTCTGGCGCCGGAGGTGCTCTGA
- the rplX gene encoding 50S ribosomal protein L24 yields MAKIKKGDLVVVIAGRDKGKQGRVLEVQRDADRVVVEGVQRVKKHTKVGQSSRGARTGGIETVEAPIHVSNVMLVDPETKKGTRVGYRTEQVERDGRDRSVRVRVAKRSGKDI; encoded by the coding sequence ATGGCGAAGATCAAGAAGGGCGACCTCGTCGTCGTCATCGCCGGCCGCGACAAGGGCAAGCAGGGCCGGGTGCTGGAGGTCCAGCGCGACGCCGACCGCGTCGTCGTCGAGGGCGTCCAGCGCGTGAAGAAGCACACCAAGGTGGGCCAGTCCAGCCGCGGTGCGCGCACCGGCGGCATCGAGACCGTCGAGGCCCCCATCCACGTCAGCAACGTGATGCTGGTCGACCCGGAGACCAAGAAGGGCACCCGGGTGGGCTACCGCACCGAGCAGGTCGAGCGTGACGGCCGCGACCGCAGCGTGCGGGTCCGTGTCGCGAAGCGCTCCGGTAAGGACATCTGA
- the rplE gene encoding 50S ribosomal protein L5: MSETTTTALPRLKQRYRDEIVAGLREEFQHANVNEVAGLTKIVVNMGVGDAARDSKLIEGAIRDLAQITGQKPQVTKARKSIAQFKLREGQPIGAHVTLRGDRMWEFLDRLLSLALPRIRDFRGLSPKQFDGHGNYTFGLTEQSMFHEIDQDKIDRVRGMDITVVTSATTDDEGRSLLRRLGFPFKED; the protein is encoded by the coding sequence ATGAGCGAGACCACCACCACCGCACTGCCGCGCCTCAAGCAGCGCTACCGCGACGAGATCGTCGCCGGGCTGCGCGAGGAGTTCCAGCACGCCAACGTCAACGAGGTCGCCGGCCTGACCAAGATCGTGGTCAACATGGGCGTGGGGGACGCGGCGCGTGACTCCAAGCTCATCGAGGGCGCGATCCGCGACCTGGCCCAGATCACCGGTCAGAAGCCGCAGGTGACCAAGGCCCGCAAGTCCATCGCCCAGTTCAAGCTGCGCGAGGGCCAGCCGATCGGCGCCCACGTCACCCTTCGCGGGGACCGCATGTGGGAGTTCCTCGACCGGCTGCTGTCCCTGGCGCTGCCCCGTATCCGCGACTTCCGCGGCCTGAGCCCGAAGCAGTTCGACGGCCACGGGAACTACACCTTCGGTCTGACCGAGCAGTCGATGTTCCACGAGATCGACCAGGACAAGATCGACCGCGTGCGCGGCATGGACATCACGGTCGTCACCTCGGCCACCACCGACGACGAGGGTCGCTCGCTGCTGCGTCGCCTCGGATTCCCTTTCAAGGAGGACTGA
- a CDS encoding type Z 30S ribosomal protein S14: MAKTALIQKANRKPKFGVRSYSRCQRCGRPRAVYRKFGLCRVCLREMALRGELPGITKSSW; the protein is encoded by the coding sequence ATGGCGAAGACCGCTCTGATCCAGAAGGCCAACCGGAAGCCGAAGTTCGGCGTCCGCTCGTACAGCCGGTGCCAGCGCTGCGGGCGTCCGCGCGCGGTCTACCGCAAGTTCGGACTGTGCCGTGTCTGCCTGCGCGAGATGGCGCTGCGCGGCGAGCTGCCCGGTATCACCAAGTCCAGCTGGTAA